Within Desulfobacter sp., the genomic segment GCAGCTGCCCATGGGATATGTGGCAGACCGGTTTGATAAAAAGAGCATGGTGGTTTTGGGCGGGGGGCTTTCCGCCGTTGGGATACTCTGTCCCTTCTGGGCCGCCTCATTCAACCATCTGCTGGCCTCTGTGTTTGTCTTCGGCCTGGGGGGCGGCATCGCCATGCCGGCGATTTCGGCCATGGCCGTGGTCAAGGGGGATGAAAAAAAGGCCATGGGATCGGTGATGTCCGTGATGACCGTAGCCCATTCCCTGGGCATGTTCACCGGCTCCATCCTGGCCGGTCTGTCCATGGATTTTTTCAGCCTTGCCTATGCCTTCCCCTGCGGGTCTGCCATTATGATCCTGGGAACCCTTGTGTTTCCGGTATTGTACCGTTCCCCGTCCGGGAGAATTGGCTGACTGACGGGACGTTCGCTAGAGGCTGTCCAGAAAACCGGCCTTGGCATCCTGGAGCGTAAAGATGTCCACCCCCTTTTTATCTGCAAAAGAGAGCTCTTTTTTAAAGGCGTTTAGCCGGGCCGGGGTGGGGCAGTTTGATGCCGCCCCAAAATCCGAGCAGGCATAGTTTGCCCAGGCCTGCCCCTCCAGAATAGCCTGGGCAAAATCCTCAAGCTGAAAACCGGTATGCCTGCAGAGCCGTGAAGCCACCCCCGACAAAAATGCATCCCCGGCCCCGGTGGAGTCCACAAGTCCGTCCACCGGATGGCCCTTTGCCCGGATAATTTTCTTTTCCCTGCTGAAAATACCCAGCGCCCCCATCTCCTCCATGGTGATGATCGTATCTATATTGTTGTCCATCAGCCATTCCACCATTCCGGACAATGATAACTCCAGGCCGCCGGCGGAGAAAAAATAGGTGAGTTCGGACAGGTTCAGCTGAAAAATATCGGTTTTACGTAAAAAGGGTTCCCAGTATGAAACACCCAGGCTGAGCTGGCTGTGGCCGAGGTTGGCGAAGATCAGGCTTTTACC encodes:
- a CDS encoding carbohydrate kinase family protein, translated to MNKKGAAPAILVVGSGNGEFVINLDCEFESNKKYLAKYHNLIGGSGVNYSLRLAAAGFEVLPVLPVGKDLLGERIKEGILSQLEKHDCRLAPSLVNSDSFFMKNVKTKISTIVIDKNKTRTVFSEKNETETGFQDHLLKNLSLINKARCPVGAVLIGHIHSDDPDRTPSDPGKTTRYLIEKFAGKSLIFANLGHSQLSLGVSYWEPFLRKTDIFQLNLSELTYFFSAGGLELSLSGMVEWLMDNNIDTIITMEEMGALGIFSREKKIIRAKGHPVDGLVDSTGAGDAFLSGVASRLCRHTGFQLEDFAQAILEGQAWANYACSDFGAASNCPTPARLNAFKKELSFADKKGVDIFTLQDAKAGFLDSL